Below is a genomic region from Venturia canescens isolate UGA chromosome 1, ASM1945775v1, whole genome shotgun sequence.
atacaaacGCTCCGTGAGTAGAGAAAGCGAAAGATATAAATAAAGCCTTTTGTCGGACTGCTGCCTCATCCGCGtgtgtaaaattcaaaaattaatcAGTAGCCGATGGCAGCGTCGCTTTGCGGTGCATCGATAATAACTCAGGTTAATTTGAGGATAAACTCGAGTGATCGAAAATTTCTGtatccatttattttttttctactctacATATTTTCATCATCCATGGCCGTTTTCCAATATTGACTCTGATGCCTCTGATGCCCGTTTTCTcctccaacgttaatctgagttatttaaactcggttcatctTATCTATATTAAAAaactatattaaaaaaaaattgaactgagtttgaaccgcgtcggagaaaacggccataagCCTAGACCACATACCAAAGCGGATACTCTCAGTATACTCACAGCGATATATATTTGGGCTTCCTTTTTTTAATGGTATAAATGAACATCTGTGGGATTTCCGTTGAAGCGATCGAGACAAATCATTCGAAAGGAGACgaacttttgaaaaacaactacatccaacgttttaataataataaaaaaaaagaagaatctAGCATACGGATTACTTCCCCCACACAACTCAGCCAATCCTGCTATTTCGacttaattaatttttctcaacgTCAAAAAATTAGGACTTGTAtgattttgatgaattttccaatctcAACTGCCGACGTCAATATTATAGAACAAATATTTCTATTGCTCCAACAAACACCATCAAACGACCGTCAAACGATTGGCGTTGACGAAAATATTACAAGTCAAAATAAATGTCAACTTTGAGTGGCCCCATCGAGCAGCCAAGTTCCGAGTAGATGGCACGCGAAGCTGATGATAGCAAGATGGCATACCGGCTGCTGCGTCTTTGTTCTGGAAAGAAAAGCTTTTGGAGGGATTTAAATGGAAAATGGCGGATCGTTTGGAGTTTCGCCGTTTTTACCCCAGCAGCACCGTGCCTAACTGGCCTAACTCGCTGCTCGTCGCCACTCACGCCAGTGAGTGTACAACGGTCAACACACGGTGGCGTCCATggataaataattttcttcgtGCAGTGTTTTCATAACGTCTGCCTGAATAAGGAACAAAAAACGCGTCTAGAAAGAATTCGTAATAAAATTTAGGCGTTGTACAGGTGTTGGTCGAgagaataaaagtgaaaaccgaagtgaaaataaaaaatccggGATCGAAAATGTCGAAAACGGAGGAAGCCACGGAGACGGCGGAGCCGGCAGAAAATTCCAACGATTCGTCTGCGGGTACGGAATCGTCGAGAGGCGGTGATTTTGAGACGAAAATTGAGACGGATCGTAGCAAAAGATTCGAGTATTTGTTGAAACAGACGGAAATATTTTCGCACTTTATGACCAACACTGGGAAAGACAAAGCAGCGAGTCCTCTGAAAGTAAAGCCGGGTAGACCGAAAAAGGCAATACCAGCGCCAGAAAGTCCTGTACCAAATAGTAAATCTGATAATTCAGGTGATcacagacatcgaaaaaccgAGCAAGAAGAGGATGAGGAACTTTTGGCCGAGAGCAACGTGAACGTTGCGCCCACGACGAGATTCGAATCTTCGCCGCATTACATTAAAAACGGTGAATTGAGGGATTACCAAATTCGGGGTTTGAATTGGATGATTTCGTTGTACGAGAATGGTATCAATGGTATATTGGCGGATGAAATGGGTTTAGGAAAAACTTTACAGACTATATCGCTTTTGGGCTACATGAAACACTTCAGGAGTATCCCGGGTCCGCACATTGTCATTGTGCCAAAATCCACTCTGGCCAATTGGATGAATGAATTTGGCAAATGGTGTCCTTCTCTCAGAGCGGTATGTCTGATCGGCGATGCCGAAACACGAAATACCTTTATCAGGGATGTTATGATGCCGGGCGAATGGGACGTCTGCGTTACTTCATACGAAATGGTGATAAAAGAGAAATCTgtcttcaaaaaattcaactggAGATACATGGTGATCGACGAAGCTCatagaattaaaaatgaaaaatccaaGCTTTCGGAAATCCTGCGAGAATTCAAAACGGCCAATAGGCTTCTACTGACGGGTACTCCGTTGCAAAACAATCTTCACGAACTTTGGTCTCTCTTGAATTTCCTACTGCCGGATGTTTTTAACAGCTCCGACGATTTTGACTCTTGGTTCAACACCAACAGCTTTCTAGGAGACAATTCTCTGGTGGAAAGATTGCACGCGGTTCTAAGACCTTTCCTTTTGAGACGTCTCAAATCAGAAGTGGAAAAAGGACTTAAAccaaagaaagaaataaaggtTTACATCGGATTGAGTAAAATGCAGAGAGAATGGTACACCAAAGTTTTGATGAAGGACATTGACATAGTTAACGGGGCAGGtaaaatcgagaaaatgagACTCCAAAATATTCTTATGCAGCTGCGCAAATGTTGCAACCATCCGTACTTGTTTGACGGGGCTGAGCCAGGCCCGCCGTACACTACCGACGAGCATCTGGTCTACAATTGCGGGAAAATGGTGATTCTCGACAAATTATTGCCGAAATTGCAGCAACAAGACTCTCGAGTTCTGATATTCAGTCAAATGACCCGTCAACTCGACATTCTCGAGGATTATTGTCACTGGAGAAACTTTGCTTATTGCCGTTTGGACGGTAACACGGCTCACGAGGATCGTCAACGTCAGATCAACGAGTTCAATGCACCGGGGAGcgagaaattcattttcatgcTGTCGACTCGAGCGGGTGGTCTCGGTATAAACTTAGCGACTGCCGATGTCGTAATAATCTTTGATTCCGATTGGAATCCCCAGATGGATCTTCAAGCTATGGATCGTGCTCATCGGATCGGACAACAGAAGCAAGTGCGcgtttttcgttttataacgGAGAACACGGTGGAGGAGAAAATAGTTGAACGCGCAGAAGTGAAACTTCGTCTGGATAAATTGGTTATTCAACAGGGTAGATTGGTAGACGCGAAGCAACAAGCCCTGAACAAAGATGAGATGCTGAATATGATAAGGCACGGGGCGAACGAGGTGTTCGCATCCAAGGACAGCGCGATCACGGACGAGGATATCGATACGATATTACAGAAGGGAGAAATGAAGACCGaagaaatgaaacaaaagttgG
It encodes:
- the Iswi gene encoding chromatin-remodeling complex ATPase chain Iswi; the encoded protein is MSKTEEATETAEPAENSNDSSAGTESSRGGDFETKIETDRSKRFEYLLKQTEIFSHFMTNTGKDKAASPLKVKPGRPKKAIPAPESPVPNSKSDNSGDHRHRKTEQEEDEELLAESNVNVAPTTRFESSPHYIKNGELRDYQIRGLNWMISLYENGINGILADEMGLGKTLQTISLLGYMKHFRSIPGPHIVIVPKSTLANWMNEFGKWCPSLRAVCLIGDAETRNTFIRDVMMPGEWDVCVTSYEMVIKEKSVFKKFNWRYMVIDEAHRIKNEKSKLSEILREFKTANRLLLTGTPLQNNLHELWSLLNFLLPDVFNSSDDFDSWFNTNSFLGDNSLVERLHAVLRPFLLRRLKSEVEKGLKPKKEIKVYIGLSKMQREWYTKVLMKDIDIVNGAGKIEKMRLQNILMQLRKCCNHPYLFDGAEPGPPYTTDEHLVYNCGKMVILDKLLPKLQQQDSRVLIFSQMTRQLDILEDYCHWRNFAYCRLDGNTAHEDRQRQINEFNAPGSEKFIFMLSTRAGGLGINLATADVVIIFDSDWNPQMDLQAMDRAHRIGQQKQVRVFRFITENTVEEKIVERAEVKLRLDKLVIQQGRLVDAKQQALNKDEMLNMIRHGANEVFASKDSAITDEDIDTILQKGEMKTEEMKQKLETLGESSLRNFTVDAPTDSVYQFEGEDYREKQKILGIGSWIEPPKRERKANYAVDAYFREALRVSEPKAPKAPRPPKQPIVQDFQFFPPRLFELLDQEIYYFRQTVGYKVPKNPELGSDAARIQKEEQRKIDDAQPLTDEEVVEKEKLLTQGFTNWTKRDFNQFIKANEKYGRDDIENIAKDVEGKTPEEVMEYSAVFWERCHELQDIDRVMAQIERGEAKIQRRAGIKKALDAKMARYRAPFHQLRIAYGTNKGKNYTEEEDRFLVCMLHKLGFDKENVYEELRATVRSAPQFRFDWFVKSRTALELQRRCNTLITLIERENQELEERERQERRKKGGGSIGSKPASKRKTENLPAPQDKPRKKKK